The stretch of DNA AGCAAGCCCGTCAAGGAGTGGTTGGAGCAAAACACCCATCGCATCGAACTCGTATTCCTTCCAGCCTACAGCCCCGAGCTCAACCCGGACGAATACCTGAACAACTACTTGAAGCAGACCGTGACCGCAGAAGAAAGGCTCACCGACAAAGTCGAACTCGATGCAACCGTGAAGGTGAAAATGTTCCTGCTCGGGATCAGAAAACATCTCGTAAAATCCTTCTTCCGTCATCCTGCGGTCCAATATGCAGGCCTATCACCTATTTGATTAGCCGAGTAATAACCTGTATCGATATTCCCCGGCTATCTATGTAATCTTCATTCATTGAAAAATCACGGTCATCATAATTTCCTGAAATGGGGGCTGTCCCAATATTCAACAATGCATCCTTTATGAATGCATGAACCTCCCAATATTCTTTTGAAAAATCACCCTCCGAAAAATCTTTGGAATATGTAGGCGGATTATAGTGACGTTCAAGAAGGTCATCTATCGTCGATTCATTGACTATTCGGTACTTCATCTCTACCTCAACTACTGAGTCCCATAGAGCTGCCCCAAGGACGTCAGGTAGTATGAGCTTTGGACAGCCGGATTCGAGTTGGGATCGGGATTGGATTTCACTCAATCTTTAGATTTTGCGTTTGCCTTTTTTTTTTGCCGTCCGCTCGCGATATCAAAATAACCCTGGGATTGGATTTTATCCGTAAGCGCCCAGCGCCCCAAAAAGTGACACAGATCGTTCAGAAAAACGCCTTATCTAAGTCCCATTGGGGTCAGACCACAATGGCACTTAGATAAGGCTGGATTCATGGATTTTGT from Puniceicoccus vermicola encodes:
- a CDS encoding IS630 family transposase yields the protein WGDETAIKPECHFRRSFSPKGVTPVVRQSAKRFHSSLISAINNQGKMQWMPLKEAINSETFLKFLRQLVKFRKRKIILIVDNLRVHHSKPVKEWLEQNTHRIELVFLPAYSPELNPDEYLNNYLKQTVTAEERLTDKVELDATVKVKMFLLGIRKHLVKSFFRHPAVQYAGLSPI